In bacterium, a single window of DNA contains:
- the glgC gene encoding glucose-1-phosphate adenylyltransferase, whose translation MGTKVLGLIMAGGKGERLYPLTRDRAKPAVPFGGKYRIVDFVLSNFVNSGIRSLYVLTQFKSQSLIEHIRDTWKLGSVLRDQFVSAVPAQMQQGDSWYRGTADAVRQNLNLVHQSDPDIVAVFGADHIYRMDIGQMVDFHVERRADVTIAALPVPREEARAFGIIKVDDSWRVQGFQEKPPRPSPMPGNPTHALASMGNYLFSTDALDAILQGSARSRGWMDFGKDILPRVFRKLRVFVYDFNRNTIPGMKKGEQNSYWRDVGTIESYFQATMELKSVTPPLNLYNHQWPIMTFDPSAPPVKFVFNDEDRRGFAVDSIVSSGTIVSGARIFDSVLGRNVFVHSWAEVRDSIVMDGVDIGRHCRIRRAIIDKNVAVPAGTVIGYDTAADRRRYSVSPSGIVVIPKEPKQVRLREMNR comes from the coding sequence ATGGGAACGAAGGTGCTGGGCCTGATCATGGCGGGCGGCAAGGGCGAGCGCCTCTACCCGCTCACGCGCGACCGCGCCAAGCCCGCCGTCCCCTTCGGCGGCAAGTACCGCATCGTCGACTTCGTGCTCTCGAATTTCGTCAACTCGGGCATCCGCTCGCTCTACGTCCTGACGCAGTTCAAGTCCCAGTCGCTCATCGAGCACATCCGGGACACGTGGAAGCTCGGTTCCGTGCTGCGCGACCAGTTCGTCAGCGCCGTCCCGGCGCAGATGCAGCAGGGCGACAGCTGGTATCGGGGCACGGCGGACGCGGTGCGGCAGAACCTCAACCTCGTGCACCAGTCGGACCCGGACATCGTGGCCGTCTTCGGCGCCGACCACATCTACCGCATGGACATCGGCCAGATGGTCGATTTCCACGTCGAGCGGCGCGCGGACGTGACCATCGCCGCGCTGCCGGTGCCCCGCGAGGAGGCACGGGCTTTCGGCATCATCAAGGTCGACGACTCCTGGCGGGTGCAGGGCTTCCAGGAGAAGCCGCCGCGGCCGAGCCCGATGCCGGGGAACCCCACGCACGCGCTGGCCTCGATGGGCAACTACCTCTTCTCCACCGACGCGCTGGACGCGATCCTCCAGGGCTCCGCCCGCAGCCGCGGCTGGATGGACTTCGGCAAGGACATCCTGCCCCGGGTCTTCCGCAAGCTGCGCGTCTTCGTGTACGACTTCAACCGCAACACCATCCCGGGGATGAAGAAAGGTGAGCAGAACTCCTACTGGCGCGACGTCGGCACCATCGAGTCCTACTTCCAGGCGACGATGGAGCTCAAGAGCGTCACGCCGCCGCTGAACCTCTACAACCACCAGTGGCCGATCATGACCTTCGACCCCAGCGCGCCGCCGGTCAAGTTCGTCTTCAACGACGAGGACCGGCGCGGCTTCGCGGTGGACTCGATCGTCTCCTCCGGGACGATCGTCTCGGGGGCGCGCATCTTCGACAGCGTGCTCGGCCGCAACGTCTTCGTGCACTCCTGGGCGGAGGTGCGCGACTCGATCGTCATGGACGGCGTGGACATCGGCCGGCACTGCCGCATCCGCCGCGCCATCATCGACAAGAACGTCGCGGTCCCCGCGGGCACGGTGATCGGCTACGACACGGCCGCGGACCGGCGGCGCTACAGCGTCAGCCCGTCGGGGATCGTCGTCATCCCCAAGGAGCCGAAGCAGGTCCGGCTCCGTGAGATGAACCGTTAG
- a CDS encoding cysteine desulfurase family protein — MGENRTVYFDHAATTRTDPRVLAALLPYLGEEYGNPSAQYYPLGQRAAHAVDEARARVAALVGAKPEEIIFTSGGTEANNLAIKGMLAEAPKGKDHVVTSNIEHYSVLNALRALQGRGLSVTYLPVDAGGLLDPARLRAAITERTALVAVMHANNEIGVVQDIPALAAVAAERGVPFFSDGVASVGTVPVDVGALGVSALSLAAHQFYGPKGVGALYLRAGTKLGRLFDGGLQERGYRCGTENVPGIVGLGTAATIAREELPAWNARLAPLRERLRRGLAETIDFLNFTGHAERRLPGHLSFWIEYVEGESLLLWLSMSGVCAASGSACSSNIKGEDEEDLSSSHVLTAIGVPPEICHGSICFSLGKDSTGEEVDFVLGIMPGIVQRLWAMSPLYAERVKR, encoded by the coding sequence ATGGGAGAGAACCGCACCGTCTACTTCGACCACGCCGCGACGACCCGCACCGACCCCCGGGTGCTCGCGGCGCTGCTGCCGTACCTCGGCGAGGAGTACGGCAACCCCTCGGCGCAGTACTACCCCCTCGGCCAGCGCGCGGCGCACGCCGTGGACGAGGCCCGCGCGCGCGTCGCCGCGCTCGTCGGCGCGAAGCCCGAGGAGATCATCTTCACCTCGGGCGGGACCGAGGCCAACAACCTCGCGATCAAGGGGATGCTCGCCGAGGCGCCGAAGGGCAAGGACCACGTCGTGACCTCGAACATCGAGCACTACTCCGTGCTCAACGCGCTGCGCGCGCTCCAGGGCAGGGGGCTGTCCGTCACCTACCTGCCGGTGGACGCCGGCGGCCTGCTCGACCCGGCCCGGCTGCGCGCGGCGATCACCGAGCGCACGGCGCTCGTGGCGGTGATGCACGCCAACAACGAGATCGGCGTGGTCCAGGACATCCCGGCCCTGGCGGCGGTGGCCGCCGAGCGGGGCGTGCCCTTCTTCAGCGACGGCGTGGCCTCGGTCGGCACCGTCCCCGTCGACGTCGGCGCGCTCGGCGTCAGCGCGCTGAGCCTCGCCGCCCACCAGTTCTACGGCCCCAAGGGCGTCGGCGCCCTCTACCTGCGCGCCGGCACGAAGCTCGGGCGCCTCTTCGACGGCGGGCTGCAGGAGCGCGGCTACCGCTGCGGCACCGAGAACGTCCCGGGGATCGTCGGGCTCGGGACGGCCGCGACCATCGCCCGCGAGGAGCTGCCCGCCTGGAACGCCCGGCTGGCACCCCTGCGCGAGCGGCTGCGCCGCGGCCTCGCGGAGACGATCGACTTCCTGAACTTCACCGGTCACGCCGAGCGCCGCCTTCCCGGCCACCTCTCCTTCTGGATCGAGTACGTCGAGGGCGAGTCCCTGCTGCTGTGGCTCTCGATGAGCGGCGTCTGCGCGGCGTCCGGCTCGGCCTGCTCCTCGAACATCAAGGGCGAGGACGAGGAGGACCTGTCCTCCTCGCACGTGCTCACCGCGATCGGCGTCCCGCCGGAGATCTGCCACGGCTCGATCTGCTTCTCCCTCGGCAAGGACAGCACGGGGGAGGAGGTGGACTTCGTCCTCGGGATCATGCCGGGGATCGTGCAGCGGCTCTGGGCGATGTCCCCGCTCTACGCGGAGCGGGTGAAGCGCTAG